One region of Vibrio pelagius genomic DNA includes:
- the fis gene encoding DNA-binding transcriptional regulator Fis, which produces MFEQNLTSEALTVTTVTSQDQITQKPLRDSVKASLKNYLAQLNGQEVSELYELVLAEVEQPLLDTIMQYTRGNQTRAATMMGINRGTLRKKLKKYGMN; this is translated from the coding sequence ATGTTCGAACAAAATCTGACTTCAGAAGCATTGACAGTGACTACAGTAACATCACAAGACCAAATCACGCAGAAACCACTACGTGATTCAGTGAAAGCATCATTGAAAAACTACCTTGCTCAATTAAACGGTCAAGAAGTCAGCGAGTTATACGAACTAGTATTAGCTGAAGTTGAACAGCCACTACTAGACACCATCATGCAGTACACTCGCGGTAACCAAACTCGCGCAGCAACCATGATGGGTATCAACCGCGGTACTCTTCGCAAGAAACTTAAAAAATACGGCATGAACTAA
- the purH gene encoding bifunctional phosphoribosylaminoimidazolecarboxamide formyltransferase/IMP cyclohydrolase, which yields MNNARPIRRALISVSDKTGIVEFAQALANRGVDILSTGGTARLLAEKGISVTEVSDYTGFPEMMDGRVKTLHPKVHGGVLGRRGQDDEVMETHGINPIDMVVVNLYPFAETVAKEGCTLADAVENIDIGGPTMVRSAAKNHKDVTIVVNAHDYDRVITEMDANEKSLTLETRFDLAIAAFEHTASYDGMIANYFGTMVPSYGENKEGDEESKFPRTFNQQFEKKQDMRYGENSHQAAAFYVEANPEEASVSTARQIQGKALSYNNIADTDAALECVKEFDEPACVIVKHANPCGVALGKDILEAYDRAFKTDPTSAFGGIIAFNRELDAATATAITERQFVEVIIAPSVSAEAVEIVAAKKNVRLLECGEWTTKTTGFDVKRVNGGLLVQDRDQGMVSQDDLKVVSKRQPTEEELKDALFCWKVAKYVKSNAIVYSKGDMTIGVGAGQMSRVYSAKIAGIKAADEGLQVEGCVMASDAFFPFRDGIDAAAEAGIKCVIQPGGSMRDDEVIAAADEHGMAMIFTGMRHFRH from the coding sequence ATGAATAACGCTCGTCCAATTCGCCGCGCCCTAATTAGCGTATCAGACAAAACTGGTATCGTTGAATTTGCACAAGCCCTTGCTAACCGTGGTGTCGATATTCTATCGACTGGTGGCACTGCTCGCCTGCTTGCTGAGAAAGGCATCTCTGTTACAGAAGTATCTGACTACACTGGCTTCCCAGAAATGATGGACGGCCGCGTTAAGACTCTGCATCCAAAAGTTCATGGTGGCGTTCTAGGTCGTCGTGGTCAAGATGATGAAGTGATGGAAACTCACGGCATCAATCCTATCGATATGGTTGTTGTTAACCTATACCCATTCGCAGAAACCGTTGCTAAAGAAGGCTGTACCCTTGCTGATGCCGTTGAGAACATCGATATCGGTGGTCCAACAATGGTTCGCTCTGCAGCGAAAAACCACAAAGACGTAACTATCGTTGTTAACGCTCACGACTACGATCGCGTTATCACTGAAATGGACGCAAACGAGAAATCTCTTACTCTAGAGACTCGCTTCGACCTAGCTATCGCAGCATTCGAACATACAGCTTCTTACGACGGCATGATCGCTAACTACTTCGGCACTATGGTTCCATCTTACGGTGAGAACAAGGAAGGTGACGAAGAGAGCAAGTTCCCTCGCACGTTCAACCAACAGTTCGAGAAAAAACAAGACATGCGCTACGGTGAAAACAGCCACCAAGCAGCTGCATTCTACGTTGAAGCAAACCCAGAAGAAGCGTCTGTTTCTACTGCTCGCCAAATCCAAGGTAAAGCCCTTTCTTACAACAACATCGCTGACACAGATGCAGCACTTGAGTGTGTGAAAGAGTTCGACGAGCCAGCATGTGTGATCGTTAAGCACGCTAACCCATGTGGTGTAGCACTAGGTAAAGACATCCTAGAAGCTTACGACCGAGCGTTCAAAACAGACCCAACGTCTGCATTTGGTGGCATCATCGCATTCAACCGTGAACTAGACGCAGCAACAGCAACGGCTATCACTGAGCGCCAATTCGTTGAAGTGATCATCGCACCTTCTGTTTCTGCTGAAGCAGTAGAAATCGTAGCGGCTAAGAAGAACGTGCGTCTACTTGAGTGTGGTGAATGGACAACTAAGACAACTGGCTTTGATGTGAAACGCGTTAACGGCGGCCTACTGGTTCAAGACCGCGACCAAGGCATGGTTTCGCAAGATGACCTTAAAGTGGTTTCTAAACGCCAACCTACAGAAGAAGAGCTAAAAGACGCACTATTCTGCTGGAAAGTAGCGAAGTACGTGAAATCTAACGCGATCGTTTACTCGAAAGGTGACATGACTATCGGTGTAGGCGCAGGCCAAATGAGCCGCGTTTACTCTGCGAAAATCGCAGGCATCAAAGCTGCAGACGAAGGTCTACAAGTTGAAGGTTGTGTAATGGCATCAGATGCATTCTTCCCATTCCGTGACGGTATTGACGCGGCTGCAGAAGCTGGCATCAAGTGTGTTATCCAACCGGGTGGCTCTATGCGTGATGACGAAGTTATTGCAGCAGCAGACGAACACGGCATGGCGATGATCTTTACGGGCATGCGTCACTTCCGCCACTAA
- the zntR gene encoding Zn(2+)-responsive transcriptional regulator — MFQIGELAKRCGVTADTLRFYEKNHLIAPASRSESGYRLYDENNQKQVTFILKSKALGLSLEEIKELLDIRLEATQHSCAEVKSITSAKLTMIDEKIAELSRIRIALKKINDACCGHVDDDASHCSILAALDSENTQKGSCCSD; from the coding sequence ATGTTTCAGATAGGAGAATTAGCGAAACGCTGTGGTGTGACAGCCGATACGCTAAGGTTTTATGAGAAAAACCATCTTATTGCTCCGGCGAGTCGCAGTGAGTCTGGTTATCGACTGTATGACGAAAATAATCAAAAGCAGGTGACCTTCATCCTAAAATCAAAGGCGTTGGGCTTGAGCTTGGAAGAGATTAAAGAATTACTCGATATTCGCTTAGAGGCGACTCAGCATAGCTGCGCGGAGGTGAAGTCGATTACCAGCGCTAAGTTGACGATGATTGATGAGAAAATTGCTGAGCTGAGTCGTATTCGAATTGCCCTGAAAAAAATCAATGATGCGTGCTGTGGGCATGTGGATGATGATGCGAGTCACTGCTCAATTCTGGCGGCACTGGATTCTGAGAATACCCAGAAAGGCAGCTGTTGCAGCGACTGA
- a CDS encoding DUF1481 domain-containing protein: MKKTFLLVSLFSALLVGCSSSSPTQNLEQFETYTGGQVMGDATSFYWITNKLTQPHSSADYVTLGDYGWYKTDYAWSNGILREFIREGEQRDSNGKLVPYRVHVRFNTSGEAVYQQHRINEKILPIQVKQLERYKKEARSVLTATDRQNGEGLELLQGYWNGTSFESCDGDEFTEFEFNQTLPNFVINRLATVDSYAAVLGNVSLGKGSVSVEELLMLAEDSHDCIVRPTLLKEQ; encoded by the coding sequence ATGAAAAAAACATTTCTTCTCGTTTCTCTCTTCTCTGCACTTCTCGTTGGGTGTTCCTCATCCAGTCCGACGCAAAATCTCGAACAATTTGAAACCTATACTGGCGGTCAGGTTATGGGTGATGCCACGAGTTTCTATTGGATCACCAATAAGCTTACACAGCCACACAGCTCAGCGGATTACGTTACTCTAGGCGATTATGGCTGGTACAAAACCGATTATGCTTGGTCGAACGGTATCTTGCGAGAGTTCATCCGTGAAGGTGAACAGCGCGACTCTAATGGTAAACTCGTGCCATACCGTGTCCATGTGCGTTTTAATACGTCGGGTGAGGCTGTCTATCAACAACACCGTATCAATGAAAAAATCTTACCGATTCAAGTCAAGCAGTTAGAGCGATACAAAAAAGAAGCGAGGTCTGTGTTGACTGCGACTGATAGACAAAATGGCGAAGGCCTAGAGTTGCTACAAGGCTACTGGAATGGCACCTCATTTGAGAGTTGTGACGGTGACGAATTCACTGAATTTGAATTTAATCAAACACTGCCAAACTTTGTGATTAATCGCTTAGCGACGGTAGACAGTTATGCGGCGGTGCTGGGTAATGTATCACTTGGTAAGGGTAGCGTATCGGTTGAAGAGTTACTGATGCTAGCGGAAGACAGCCACGACTGTATTGTGCGCCCTACGTTGTTGAAAGAGCAGTAG
- a CDS encoding D-2-hydroxyacid dehydrogenase: MNNFTNKLYILTEHNETYQQLLLEHALPDLEITETAAEADIVLAAPPLVAQRLNEFTKLDWLQSTYAGINTLISSELRQDYTLTNVRGIFGPLIAEYVLGYSISHYRHFQHYHQQQAQKQWQPQLYQSLNGRTMVILGTGSIGSHLAKVAQAFGLKAIGVNRTGIPPHQTSFDSTYHINEAHVALKQADIIVNTLPSTAQTNRLLDGELLSHCQGALLFNVGRGSTLDEAGLLLALKNRWVEHAFLDVFENEPLAKEHPFWGLPQITITPHIAALSEPCQVVEIFANNYLSWRDGFQLKHQIDFDKGY; encoded by the coding sequence ATGAACAATTTCACCAATAAACTCTATATTCTCACCGAGCACAACGAGACCTATCAACAACTGCTCCTTGAACACGCCTTACCCGACCTAGAAATCACTGAAACCGCTGCAGAAGCGGACATTGTGCTCGCCGCGCCGCCTCTGGTTGCCCAACGCCTAAACGAGTTCACCAAGCTAGACTGGCTGCAAAGCACCTACGCTGGTATTAATACACTCATCAGTTCTGAACTTCGTCAAGATTACACTCTCACCAACGTCAGAGGTATCTTCGGGCCACTCATTGCTGAATATGTGCTAGGTTATAGCATCAGCCACTACCGCCATTTTCAACACTACCACCAGCAACAAGCTCAAAAGCAGTGGCAACCACAGCTCTATCAATCACTCAACGGTCGTACTATGGTGATCCTCGGTACCGGTTCGATTGGTAGCCATCTTGCCAAAGTTGCACAAGCCTTCGGTCTTAAAGCGATTGGAGTAAACCGCACCGGCATACCACCACATCAAACATCGTTTGACAGCACTTACCATATTAACGAAGCGCACGTCGCGCTCAAGCAAGCGGATATCATCGTCAATACCCTACCCTCAACAGCGCAAACCAATAGGTTGCTCGATGGTGAACTGCTCAGTCATTGCCAAGGTGCACTGCTATTTAATGTAGGCCGTGGCAGTACACTCGATGAAGCAGGACTTCTGTTGGCACTCAAAAACCGTTGGGTGGAACACGCTTTCTTGGATGTGTTTGAAAACGAACCTCTCGCAAAAGAGCACCCTTTCTGGGGACTACCACAAATCACTATCACCCCTCATATTGCAGCGCTTAGTGAGCCGTGTCAGGTCGTCGAGATATTCGCTAACAACTACCTGTCTTGGCGTGATGGCTTCCAACTCAAACACCAGATTGACTTCGACAAAGGGTACTAG
- the dusB gene encoding tRNA dihydrouridine synthase DusB has product MKIGNYQLKNNLIVAPMAGVTDRPFRELCLRYGAGMAVSEMMSSNPKVWKTSKSQQRMVHEGESGIRSVQIAGADPQLMAEAAQFNVENGAQIIDINMGCPAKKVNKKLAGSALLQYPDLIEEILKAVVNAVDVPVTLKTRTGWDTDNRNCVQIAKVAENCGIQALALHGRTRACMYKGEAEYKHIKAAKQAVSIPVIANGDIDSPEKAKFVLEYTGADALMIGRPAQGRPWIFQEIHHYLENGTTMDPLPTSEVKDIMLGHVHALHEFYGEFLGPRIARKHVGWYLKEHEQASEFRRTFNALEAGDLQLEALEGYFDNVAP; this is encoded by the coding sequence TTGAAAATCGGAAATTATCAACTTAAGAACAATCTAATCGTCGCCCCAATGGCTGGCGTAACGGATAGACCATTCCGTGAGTTGTGTCTTCGCTATGGAGCGGGGATGGCAGTCAGTGAAATGATGTCCTCCAATCCTAAGGTTTGGAAAACGTCGAAGTCTCAGCAGCGTATGGTACATGAAGGCGAATCGGGCATTCGTTCAGTACAGATCGCTGGTGCAGATCCACAGCTTATGGCCGAGGCTGCGCAATTCAACGTTGAGAACGGTGCGCAAATCATCGATATCAACATGGGTTGCCCAGCAAAAAAAGTGAATAAGAAGCTTGCGGGCTCCGCGTTACTGCAATATCCGGATCTTATCGAAGAGATCTTGAAGGCTGTGGTAAATGCGGTTGACGTTCCAGTAACGTTGAAAACTCGCACAGGCTGGGATACAGACAATAGAAACTGTGTCCAAATCGCTAAAGTAGCTGAAAACTGCGGCATTCAAGCACTTGCTCTTCACGGAAGAACTCGCGCTTGTATGTACAAAGGTGAGGCCGAATACAAACACATTAAAGCGGCGAAACAAGCTGTCTCTATACCGGTTATCGCTAACGGTGATATCGATAGTCCGGAGAAAGCAAAGTTTGTACTGGAGTACACCGGTGCTGACGCTTTAATGATTGGCCGTCCTGCCCAAGGACGTCCTTGGATTTTCCAGGAAATCCACCACTATTTGGAAAACGGCACCACGATGGACCCACTCCCGACTTCGGAAGTGAAAGACATCATGCTTGGTCATGTTCATGCTCTACATGAGTTTTATGGAGAGTTTTTAGGCCCGCGCATTGCACGTAAGCATGTGGGTTGGTACCTAAAAGAACACGAACAAGCGAGTGAGTTTCGCCGTACCTTCAACGCACTCGAAGCAGGTGATCTGCAGCTTGAGGCGTTAGAAGGTTATTTTGATAACGTTGCACCATAA
- a CDS encoding YjaG family protein: MLQNPLQVRLEKLEPWQQITFMACLCERMYPNYAMFCENTEFAEARIYRDVLDSVWEILTVKTAKVNFERQLEKIEELFPSAEDFDFYGVYPAMDACQGLATLLHGLLDREHLFEAVIKVSQQSVKTVADLEFAQGADEVTNQNQKENEAVCEEWDVQWAIFRPLRETTERDIELIKDLRHELREEPVSNIGVAI, from the coding sequence ATGCTACAGAATCCACTTCAGGTTCGTCTTGAAAAACTAGAACCTTGGCAACAAATTACTTTCATGGCGTGTCTGTGTGAGCGTATGTACCCTAACTATGCCATGTTTTGTGAGAATACAGAATTTGCCGAAGCACGAATCTACCGTGATGTGTTAGACAGTGTCTGGGAAATCCTAACGGTAAAAACCGCGAAGGTGAACTTTGAGCGTCAACTAGAGAAAATTGAAGAGCTATTCCCGAGTGCAGAAGATTTCGACTTCTATGGTGTGTACCCTGCAATGGATGCTTGCCAAGGTCTCGCTACACTGCTGCATGGCTTATTGGACCGCGAACATCTATTTGAAGCGGTAATTAAGGTTAGCCAACAGTCAGTGAAGACGGTCGCGGATCTTGAGTTTGCTCAAGGAGCAGACGAAGTGACTAACCAAAACCAAAAAGAGAACGAAGCAGTATGTGAAGAGTGGGACGTTCAGTGGGCTATTTTCCGCCCTCTACGTGAAACCACAGAGCGCGATATTGAGCTGATTAAAGATTTACGCCATGAACTGCGTGAAGAGCCTGTCAGCAATATCGGTGTTGCTATCTAG
- the hupA gene encoding nucleoid-associated protein HU-alpha — translation MNKTQLIDFIAEKADLSKAQAKAALEATLGGVTDALKDGDQVQLIGFGTFKVNHRAARTGRNPKTGDEIQIAAANVPAFVAGKALKDSVK, via the coding sequence ATGAACAAGACCCAATTAATCGACTTTATTGCTGAAAAAGCGGACCTTTCTAAAGCTCAAGCGAAAGCTGCGTTAGAAGCGACTCTTGGCGGCGTAACTGATGCTCTTAAAGATGGCGATCAAGTTCAGCTAATTGGTTTTGGTACTTTCAAAGTAAACCACCGTGCAGCTCGCACTGGTCGTAACCCAAAAACTGGTGATGAGATTCAAATCGCTGCTGCAAATGTTCCAGCATTTGTTGCAGGCAAAGCACTGAAAGATTCAGTGAAATAA
- the aroQ gene encoding type II 3-dehydroquinate dehydratase, whose product MSTKFRILVLNGPNLNLLGLREPAHYGSQTLDQIIDGLKEQAKTQDVELSHLQSNREYELIEAIHSAFQSIDFIIINPAAFTHTSVALRDALLGVAIPFIEVHLSNVHAREPFRHHSYFSDKAEGVICGLGAQGYQFALTAAINKLQSK is encoded by the coding sequence ATGTCTACAAAGTTTCGCATTCTAGTTTTAAATGGCCCAAACCTTAACCTGTTGGGCCTAAGAGAGCCGGCACATTACGGTTCTCAAACACTTGACCAGATAATTGATGGTCTGAAAGAGCAAGCGAAAACGCAGGACGTTGAGCTGTCTCACTTACAATCAAATCGTGAGTACGAACTCATTGAAGCCATTCACAGTGCATTTCAAAGTATTGATTTTATTATTATCAATCCAGCGGCGTTCACACACACCAGTGTGGCACTACGCGATGCATTACTTGGTGTAGCAATCCCATTTATTGAAGTGCACCTTTCTAATGTTCACGCACGTGAACCATTTAGGCACCACTCATACTTCTCAGACAAAGCCGAAGGGGTAATTTGTGGTTTGGGTGCACAAGGCTACCAATTTGCTTTGACCGCTGCGATTAACAAGCTTCAGTCAAAGTAA
- the purD gene encoding phosphoribosylamine--glycine ligase, with protein MNVLIIGAGGREHALGWKAAQNPNVETVFIAPGNAGTALEPKLENVNIGVEDIAGLVAFAQEKKIELTIVGPEAPLVIGVVDAFREVGLPIFGPTQAAAQLEGSKAFTKDFLARHDIPTGSYANFTEIEPAIAYVREQGAPIVVKADGLAAGKGVIVAMTLEEAEDAIKDMLAGNAFGEAGSRVVIEEFLEGEEASFIVMVDGSSVLPMATSQDHKRVGDKDTGPNTGGMGAYSPAPVVTPEIHNRILEEVIYPTVRGMDAEGAPYTGFLYAGLMIAADGTPKVIEYNCRFGDPETQPIMMRMESDLVELCLMAIDEKLDQAESKWDPRASIGVVLAAGGYPADYAKGDVISLPEGDVEGQKIFHAGTANNEAGEVVTNGGRVLCATALGNSVSEAQERAYALTKQVSWNGMFHRNDIGYRAIEREQK; from the coding sequence ATGAATGTATTGATCATCGGTGCCGGCGGTCGTGAGCACGCACTTGGTTGGAAAGCAGCACAAAACCCAAACGTTGAAACAGTATTCATCGCGCCAGGTAACGCAGGTACGGCGCTTGAGCCAAAACTTGAGAACGTAAACATTGGCGTTGAAGACATCGCTGGTTTAGTCGCGTTTGCTCAAGAGAAAAAAATAGAACTGACTATCGTTGGCCCTGAAGCACCTCTCGTCATTGGTGTGGTTGACGCGTTCCGCGAAGTGGGTCTGCCTATCTTTGGTCCAACTCAAGCCGCAGCACAGCTAGAAGGCTCTAAAGCATTCACTAAAGACTTCCTAGCTCGTCACGACATCCCAACCGGTTCTTACGCGAACTTCACTGAGATTGAACCCGCTATCGCTTACGTTCGTGAACAAGGCGCGCCAATCGTAGTGAAAGCTGACGGTCTTGCGGCTGGTAAAGGCGTTATCGTTGCGATGACTCTGGAAGAAGCAGAAGACGCAATCAAAGACATGTTGGCAGGCAACGCATTTGGCGAAGCTGGCAGCCGCGTGGTTATCGAAGAGTTCCTTGAAGGCGAAGAAGCAAGCTTCATCGTAATGGTTGACGGTTCTAGCGTACTGCCTATGGCCACCAGCCAAGACCACAAACGTGTTGGCGACAAAGACACTGGCCCGAACACTGGTGGTATGGGGGCTTACTCTCCAGCTCCAGTAGTAACGCCTGAGATCCACAACCGTATCCTTGAAGAAGTTATCTACCCAACGGTACGTGGCATGGACGCAGAAGGCGCGCCTTACACAGGTTTCCTATACGCAGGTCTGATGATCGCAGCAGACGGCACACCGAAAGTTATCGAATACAACTGCCGTTTCGGCGACCCAGAAACGCAACCTATCATGATGCGCATGGAGTCAGACCTTGTTGAGCTTTGCCTAATGGCTATCGACGAGAAGCTAGACCAAGCAGAATCTAAGTGGGACCCACGCGCTTCAATTGGTGTTGTTCTTGCAGCTGGCGGCTACCCTGCTGACTACGCAAAAGGTGACGTAATTTCACTACCTGAAGGCGATGTTGAAGGCCAAAAGATCTTCCATGCAGGTACAGCGAATAACGAAGCTGGCGAAGTGGTGACGAATGGCGGTCGTGTCTTGTGTGCTACTGCTCTTGGCAATAGCGTTTCTGAGGCTCAGGAGCGAGCGTACGCGCTAACTAAGCAAGTTAGCTGGAATGGTATGTTCCACCGCAATGACATCGGTTACCGTGCGATTGAGCGCGAGCAGAAGTAA
- the accC gene encoding acetyl-CoA carboxylase biotin carboxylase subunit: MLDKLVIANRGEIALRILRACKELGIKTVAVHSTADRDLKHVLLADETICIGPARGIDSYLNIPRIISAAEVTGAVAIHPGYGFLSENADFAEQVEQSGFIFVGPKAETIRIMGDKVSAITAMKKAGVPCVPGSDGPLNNDEATNKAHAKRIGYPVIIKASGGGGGRGMRVVRSEKELTEAIAMTRAEAKACFNNDMVYMEKFLENPRHVEVQVIADGQGGAIHLGERDCSMQRRHQKVVEEAPAPGITAEMRKYIGERCTRACLEIGYRGAGTFEFLYENGEFYFIEMNTRIQVEHPVTEMVTGVDLIKEQLRVAAGQPLSFTQDDIKISGHAIECRINAEDPDKFLPSPGKIERFHAPGGMGVRWDSHIYTGYTVPPHYDSMIGKLITYGENRDVAISRMKNALGEMIVEGIKVNIPLQESIMNDENFQHGGANIHYLEKKLGLQ; the protein is encoded by the coding sequence ATGTTAGATAAATTAGTCATCGCTAACCGTGGTGAAATCGCACTACGTATTCTGCGAGCATGTAAAGAGCTAGGCATCAAAACGGTAGCTGTTCACTCAACAGCTGACCGCGACCTTAAGCACGTACTGCTTGCAGATGAAACTATTTGTATCGGTCCAGCTCGTGGTATCGATAGCTACCTGAACATCCCTCGCATCATCAGTGCGGCAGAGGTAACAGGCGCTGTTGCTATTCACCCAGGCTACGGCTTCCTATCTGAAAACGCAGATTTTGCTGAGCAAGTTGAGCAAAGCGGCTTCATCTTCGTAGGCCCTAAAGCTGAAACTATCCGAATCATGGGTGATAAAGTTTCTGCAATCACGGCAATGAAGAAAGCTGGCGTACCTTGTGTACCCGGTTCTGACGGCCCATTGAACAACGATGAAGCAACCAACAAAGCTCACGCTAAGCGTATTGGCTACCCAGTTATCATCAAAGCATCAGGTGGCGGCGGTGGTCGTGGTATGCGTGTAGTTCGTTCTGAAAAAGAGCTAACTGAAGCGATCGCAATGACACGTGCAGAAGCAAAAGCATGTTTCAACAACGATATGGTTTACATGGAGAAGTTCCTAGAAAACCCACGTCACGTTGAAGTACAAGTAATTGCCGACGGTCAAGGCGGTGCTATCCACCTTGGTGAGCGTGACTGTTCTATGCAGCGTCGTCACCAGAAGGTTGTTGAAGAAGCACCAGCTCCAGGTATCACGGCAGAAATGCGTAAGTACATTGGTGAACGTTGTACTCGTGCTTGTCTTGAGATTGGCTACCGTGGTGCAGGTACTTTTGAGTTCCTATACGAAAACGGCGAGTTCTACTTCATCGAGATGAACACTCGTATCCAAGTAGAGCACCCAGTAACTGAAATGGTTACCGGTGTTGACCTAATCAAAGAGCAGCTGCGTGTTGCTGCGGGTCAGCCTCTGTCTTTCACTCAAGATGACATCAAGATCAGCGGTCACGCTATCGAGTGTCGTATCAACGCGGAAGATCCAGATAAGTTCCTACCTTCACCAGGTAAGATCGAGCGTTTCCACGCACCAGGCGGCATGGGCGTACGTTGGGATTCTCACATCTACACAGGCTACACAGTACCACCTCACTACGACTCAATGATTGGTAAGCTGATCACTTACGGTGAGAACCGCGATGTAGCTATCTCTCGTATGAAGAATGCTCTAGGCGAGATGATTGTAGAAGGCATCAAAGTGAACATCCCTCTACAAGAATCGATCATGAATGACGAGAACTTCCAACACGGTGGTGCAAACATCCACTACCTTGAGAAGAAACTTGGTCTTCAATAG
- the prmA gene encoding 50S ribosomal protein L11 methyltransferase, with protein sequence MPWIQIKLNATNENAEQIGDMLMEETGALSVTFLDAQDTPVFEPLPGETRLWGDTDILALYDAEIDTSAVLAQIKASNMFPADFAHKVEQIEDKDWEREWMDNFHPMKFGERLWICPSWRDIPEPDAVNVMLDPGLAFGTGTHPTTALCLEWLEGLDLSGKTVIDFGCGSGILAIAAIKLGAAKVVGIDIDPQALLASKDNAERNGVADQLEVYLPQDQPEGLIADVVVANILAGPLRELSGIIKGLVKEDGVLAMSGVLDTQAEDVATYYCDELHIDPIVEQQEWCRISGRKQG encoded by the coding sequence ATGCCTTGGATTCAAATCAAGCTTAATGCGACCAACGAAAATGCCGAACAGATTGGCGACATGTTGATGGAAGAGACTGGCGCTCTTTCTGTCACTTTCCTTGATGCACAAGATACCCCTGTATTTGAGCCTCTGCCGGGTGAGACACGACTTTGGGGCGATACGGATATCCTAGCTCTATACGACGCTGAAATTGATACCAGCGCCGTTCTAGCGCAAATTAAAGCGAGCAACATGTTCCCTGCTGATTTCGCTCACAAAGTCGAGCAGATCGAAGATAAAGACTGGGAACGTGAATGGATGGACAACTTCCACCCAATGAAATTCGGTGAGCGTCTATGGATCTGCCCAAGCTGGCGTGACATCCCAGAGCCGGACGCAGTCAATGTAATGCTTGACCCAGGTCTAGCGTTTGGTACAGGTACTCACCCAACAACAGCGCTTTGCTTAGAGTGGCTAGAGGGCTTAGATCTATCAGGTAAAACAGTGATCGACTTCGGTTGTGGCTCTGGCATCCTAGCGATCGCAGCGATCAAACTAGGCGCAGCAAAAGTTGTTGGGATCGACATTGATCCTCAAGCTCTGCTTGCATCAAAAGACAATGCCGAGCGCAATGGCGTCGCTGACCAATTAGAAGTATACCTGCCTCAAGATCAGCCAGAAGGTCTGATTGCTGATGTTGTCGTTGCTAACATCCTTGCCGGTCCACTACGCGAACTTTCAGGCATCATTAAAGGTCTAGTAAAAGAAGACGGTGTACTTGCGATGTCGGGTGTTTTGGATACACAAGCGGAAGACGTGGCGACTTATTACTGTGATGAACTTCACATTGATCCGATTGTTGAGCAGCAAGAGTGGTGTCGAATCTCTGGTCGCAAGCAAGGCTAG
- the accB gene encoding acetyl-CoA carboxylase biotin carboxyl carrier protein, whose translation MDIRKIKKLIELVEESGIAELEISEGEESVRISRNSTAPAAAPVHYAAAPAPVAAPAPAAAPAPAAAPEAAEAPAAVTGHQVLSPMVGTFYSAPSPDAKPFVKVGQQVNAGDTLCIVEAMKMMNQIEADKSGVVTAILVEDGQPVEFDQALVIIE comes from the coding sequence ATGGATATTCGCAAAATCAAAAAGCTGATCGAATTGGTTGAAGAGTCTGGTATCGCAGAACTAGAAATCTCTGAAGGTGAAGAGTCAGTACGCATCAGCCGTAACAGCACAGCTCCTGCAGCAGCACCAGTTCACTACGCAGCAGCGCCTGCACCTGTAGCAGCACCAGCTCCTGCAGCGGCCCCTGCTCCTGCGGCGGCACCAGAAGCAGCTGAAGCTCCAGCGGCAGTAACTGGTCACCAAGTTCTTTCTCCAATGGTTGGTACTTTCTACAGCGCACCAAGCCCAGACGCAAAACCATTCGTTAAAGTAGGTCAACAAGTTAACGCTGGCGATACACTATGTATCGTTGAAGCAATGAAGATGATGAACCAAATCGAAGCGGACAAATCTGGTGTTGTAACTGCAATCCTAGTTGAAGACGGCCAACCAGTTGAGTTCGATCAAGCTCTAGTAATTATCGAATAA